One window of the Mycobacterium sp. SVM_VP21 genome contains the following:
- the mftC gene encoding mycofactocin radical SAM maturase (MftC is a radical SAM/SPASM enzyme that catalyzes the first two steps in biosynthesis of the electron carrier mycofactocin from the terminal Val-Tyr dipeptide of the precursor peptide MftA.), with protein sequence MTSVAPVPRLIEQFEHGLDAPICLTWELTYACNLACVHCLSSSGKRDPRELSTQQCKDIIDELERMQVFYVNIGGGEPTVRSDFWELVDYATEHHVGVKFSTNGLRITPEVAAKLAASDYVDVQISLDGATAEVNDPIRGPGSFDMAIRALENLAAAGFSDAKISVVATRHNIDQLDDFAALASRYGATLRITRLRPSGRGADVWDDLHPTADQQVQLYDWLVANGERVLTGDSFFHLSGLGAPGALAGLNMCGAGRVVCLIDPVGDVYACPFAIHDRFLAGNVLSDSGFGTGFGNVWRNAPLFRELREPQSAGACGSCGHYDSCRGGCMAAKFFTGLPLDGPDPECVQGYGAPALAADRTKPRPAADHSRGKPITTVVPLTLSMRPPARLCNESPI encoded by the coding sequence ATGACATCCGTGGCACCGGTGCCCCGGCTTATCGAACAGTTTGAGCACGGGCTTGACGCGCCGATCTGCCTGACGTGGGAGCTGACCTACGCCTGCAACCTGGCGTGTGTGCACTGCCTGTCCTCGTCGGGCAAGCGAGACCCGCGTGAGCTGTCCACGCAGCAATGCAAGGACATCATCGACGAGCTGGAACGCATGCAGGTGTTCTACGTCAACATCGGTGGCGGGGAACCCACTGTGCGCTCGGACTTTTGGGAACTGGTGGACTACGCCACCGAGCACCACGTCGGCGTGAAGTTCTCCACCAACGGTCTGCGAATCACCCCCGAGGTGGCGGCCAAGCTGGCGGCCAGTGACTACGTGGACGTCCAGATCTCCCTGGACGGTGCCACCGCAGAGGTCAACGACCCGATCCGCGGCCCCGGCTCGTTCGATATGGCGATCCGGGCGCTGGAGAACCTGGCCGCGGCGGGATTCTCCGATGCCAAGATCTCGGTCGTCGCGACCCGCCACAACATCGACCAGCTTGACGACTTCGCCGCGTTGGCCAGCCGTTACGGGGCCACGTTGCGCATCACCCGGTTGCGGCCGTCGGGGCGAGGCGCCGACGTGTGGGACGACCTGCACCCGACCGCCGACCAGCAGGTCCAGCTCTACGACTGGCTGGTGGCCAACGGGGAACGGGTGCTCACCGGTGACTCCTTCTTCCACCTGTCCGGACTGGGCGCGCCCGGCGCGCTGGCCGGGCTGAACATGTGTGGCGCCGGACGGGTGGTGTGCCTAATCGACCCCGTCGGTGATGTCTACGCCTGTCCATTCGCCATCCACGACCGTTTCTTGGCCGGAAACGTGCTGTCCGACTCGGGATTTGGGACGGGCTTCGGTAACGTCTGGAGGAACGCTCCGCTGTTTCGTGAACTCCGGGAGCCGCAGTCCGCCGGCGCCTGCGGAAGCTGCGGCCACTACGACAGCTGCCGCGGCGGCTGTATGGCCGCAAAGTTCTTCACCGGGCTGCCGCTGGATGGACCCGACCCGGAATGCGTCCAGGGCTACGGCGCACCCGCGCTGGCCGCCGATCGCACCAAGCCCCGCCCGGCCGCGGACCATTCCCGCGGCAAACCGATCACCACTGTGGTGCCGTTGACGCTGTCCATGCGCCCGCCGGCCCGCCTCTGCAATGAAAGTCCAATCTGA
- the mftB gene encoding mycofactocin biosynthesis chaperone MftB (MftB, a small protein, is a peptide chaperone that assists the radical SAM enzyme MftC in performing two modifications to the C-terminal Val-Tyr dipeptide of the mycofactocin precursor peptide, MftA. MftB's role is analogous to the role of PqqD in the biosynthesis of PQQ, a cofactor that derives entirely from a Tyr and a Glu in the precursor PqqA.), whose product MPEVAVQSETTAFDPDRGWELHPQVALRPEPFGALLYHFGTRKLSFLKNRTIVEVVRSLPDHDDVRSACRAAGVDDADQGPYLHALRVLADSKMLMPREGQ is encoded by the coding sequence ATGCCGGAGGTCGCCGTGCAGTCGGAGACAACAGCATTCGACCCCGACCGCGGCTGGGAGCTGCACCCGCAGGTGGCGCTCCGCCCGGAGCCGTTTGGTGCGCTGCTGTACCACTTCGGCACCCGTAAGTTGTCGTTCCTGAAGAACCGCACCATCGTCGAGGTGGTGCGGTCTCTTCCGGACCACGACGATGTCCGATCCGCCTGCCGCGCAGCCGGAGTCGACGATGCCGACCAGGGTCCGTACCTGCACGCACTGCGCGTACTGGCGGATTCGAAGATGCTGATGCCCAGGGAGGGCCAATGA
- the mftA gene encoding mycofactocin precursor MftA (Mycofactocin is a small molecule electron carrier derived from the final two amino acids, Val-Tyr, of MftA, the mycofactocin precursor. It plays a role in redox homeostasis and the metabolism of alcohols and aldehydes in Actinobacteria, including Mycobacterium tuberculosis.), with amino-acid sequence MDQNQQNDTNAEIVTETLVEEVSIDGMCGVY; translated from the coding sequence ATGGACCAGAACCAGCAGAACGACACCAATGCCGAGATCGTCACCGAGACCCTGGTCGAAGAGGTGTCCATCGACGGCATGTGCGGCGTTTACTGA
- the mftR gene encoding mycofactocin system transcriptional regulator (MftR, the mycofactocin system transcriptional regulator, is an uncharacterized TetR family DNA-binding transcription factor. Its role is inferred by context. It occurs as part of the biosynthesis locus for mycofactocin, a partially characterized electron carrier derived from the terminal Val-Tyr dipeptide of the precursor peptide MftA, through a radical SAM enzyme-mediated process.) — MGGTPDPHPRAGRRRSTTPQHITDVAIDLFAARGFGEVSVDDVAQAAGIGRRTVFRYYASKNAIPWGDFDAHLHHLRELLDGIEPGAPLGDSLRAALLAFNTFGESETARHRRRMRVILQTDELQAYSMTMYAGWRNVIAEFVARRAGLDPADLRPQTVAWMMLGVALSAYERWLGDESLVLPQVLGEAFDAIRGGLD; from the coding sequence ATGGGCGGTACGCCGGATCCGCACCCCCGCGCTGGGCGGCGTCGCTCCACCACTCCGCAGCACATCACCGACGTGGCGATCGACCTGTTCGCCGCCCGCGGATTCGGCGAGGTGAGCGTTGATGACGTGGCGCAGGCCGCCGGTATCGGCCGTCGCACGGTATTCCGGTACTACGCCTCGAAGAATGCCATCCCGTGGGGCGACTTCGACGCGCACCTCCACCACCTACGGGAACTGCTGGACGGTATCGAGCCCGGGGCGCCACTCGGCGACTCCCTGCGTGCGGCGCTGTTGGCATTCAACACGTTCGGCGAGAGCGAGACCGCGCGCCACCGCCGGCGGATGCGGGTGATCCTGCAGACCGATGAGCTCCAGGCCTACTCGATGACGATGTACGCCGGCTGGCGCAACGTCATCGCGGAGTTCGTGGCACGGCGGGCGGGTCTGGACCCCGCTGACCTGCGGCCGCAGACGGTGGCCTGGATGATGCTGGGGGTGGCTCTCAGCGCTTACGAACGGTGGCTGGGCGATGAGTCGCTGGTGTTGCCACAGGTTCTTGGCGAGGCGTTCGACGCGATCCGTGGTGGCCTGGACTGA
- a CDS encoding acyl-CoA synthetase translates to MIVQGDRRYTYAQILERSNRLASYLHSRGLGCHTPRSDLSQHETGQDLLGIYAYNGNEFVETLLGCFRARVAPFNVNYRYVRNELAYLLADSGATALVYHAAFAPTLAEVLPDLPQLKVLIQIADDSGNALLDGAVDYETVLADSSPEPPPVQPSPDDLYVLYTGGTTGMPKGVLWRQHDIFMGSFGGRNLMTAEEVSSIDDIVGPVRENPGVKLMILPPLIHGAAQWAVMTAINTGQTLVFPSVVDHFDADDVVRAIEREKVLSVTVVGDAMARPLLDAIRKGNADVSSLLVVANGGALLTPYVKQQIVETLPGAMVIDGVGSSETGAQMRHMSTSGAVSTGTFAGGPDTCVVAEDLVTVLQPGHDGLGWLGQRGYVPLGYKGDAAKTAATFPVIDGARFAVPGDRARHLDDGSIELLGRDSVTINSGGEKIFAEEVETALASHPGVVDVVVASRPSERWGQEVVAVVALAEDAAVTAAELIEHAGGSLARYKLPKAVVFRSTIVRSPAGKADYRWAREQAEQG, encoded by the coding sequence ATGATCGTCCAGGGCGACCGGCGCTACACCTATGCGCAGATCCTCGAGCGGTCCAACCGGCTGGCGTCCTACCTGCACTCCCGCGGCCTGGGATGTCACACGCCGCGGTCCGACCTGTCTCAACACGAGACCGGCCAGGATCTCCTGGGGATCTACGCCTACAACGGCAACGAGTTCGTCGAGACCCTGCTGGGCTGTTTCCGGGCCCGGGTGGCGCCGTTCAACGTCAACTACCGCTACGTGCGCAATGAATTGGCTTACCTGCTAGCCGATTCCGGCGCCACCGCGCTGGTGTACCACGCCGCGTTCGCCCCGACCCTGGCCGAGGTGCTCCCCGATCTCCCCCAGCTCAAAGTGCTCATCCAGATTGCCGACGACTCCGGCAACGCCCTACTCGACGGGGCGGTCGACTACGAGACGGTGCTGGCGGACAGCTCGCCGGAACCGCCTCCGGTGCAGCCCTCGCCTGACGATCTGTATGTGCTCTACACCGGTGGCACCACCGGGATGCCCAAGGGCGTGCTCTGGCGTCAGCACGACATCTTCATGGGCTCGTTCGGCGGCCGCAACCTGATGACCGCCGAAGAGGTCAGCTCCATCGATGACATCGTGGGGCCGGTCCGGGAGAACCCCGGCGTCAAGCTGATGATCCTGCCGCCGCTGATCCACGGCGCCGCCCAGTGGGCGGTGATGACCGCGATCAACACCGGCCAAACTCTGGTTTTCCCTTCCGTTGTGGACCATTTCGACGCCGACGACGTGGTACGCGCCATTGAGCGGGAGAAAGTGCTGTCGGTGACCGTGGTGGGCGACGCCATGGCCCGGCCGCTGCTGGATGCGATCCGCAAGGGCAATGCCGATGTGTCGTCGCTGCTGGTGGTGGCCAACGGCGGAGCCCTGTTGACCCCCTACGTCAAGCAGCAGATCGTCGAGACCCTGCCCGGCGCCATGGTGATCGACGGGGTCGGATCGTCGGAGACCGGCGCCCAGATGCGTCACATGTCGACCTCGGGTGCCGTCTCCACCGGAACCTTCGCCGGTGGGCCGGACACCTGCGTGGTGGCAGAGGACCTTGTGACCGTCCTGCAACCCGGCCACGACGGCCTGGGCTGGCTCGGTCAGCGCGGCTATGTCCCCTTGGGCTACAAGGGCGATGCCGCCAAGACCGCAGCGACGTTCCCGGTGATCGACGGGGCGCGCTTCGCCGTTCCCGGCGACCGGGCGCGGCACCTGGACGACGGATCGATCGAGCTGCTCGGCCGCGATTCGGTGACGATCAACTCCGGCGGGGAGAAGATCTTCGCCGAGGAAGTCGAGACGGCCCTCGCCTCACATCCGGGCGTCGTCGACGTGGTGGTCGCTAGTCGGCCGAGTGAACGCTGGGGCCAGGAGGTGGTAGCCGTGGTGGCCCTCGCCGAGGATGCCGCCGTCACGGCCGCCGAGCTCATCGAGCATGCCGGCGGCTCGCTGGCCCGCTACAAGCTGCCCAAGGCGGTCGTGTTCCGGTCGACGATCGTGCGCAGCCCGGCCGGCAAAGCCGACTACCGATGGGCGCGCGAACAGGCCGAGCAGGGCTGA
- a CDS encoding acyl-CoA dehydrogenase, whose translation MSVTLSVEQRQLGESLRQFAARHAPMTDTRKAFDALANGELPPWWDDLVANGFHAIHLPEQCGGQGGGLLDVAAVLEAAGTVSLPGPLLPTVTAGAIGLLAEATPPRADYLRALAAGAPATVVLAGQSDFTARRADDGWLINGVSEVISGARSARLVLVCARCDDGTDLWAVVDTARAAIQPVAGTDLLTDLATITLADYSASTGAVLAGIETERAEYLAVGLAAAVCAGIAGWCVEAATAHLHTREQFGVRIGTFQALQHQAAMLLVSSELACAAAWDALRAVTDPVEQQRIAAATAALTAVAPCPDMVFDTLTMFGAIGFTWEHDLHLYWRRATSIAASIGAATDWARRLGDLAVAQQRDFTVDLGGAEAEFRSGVAATLDAAATLANDGPGRQGDYPHFETGPQRTMIADAGLIAPQWPAPWGRDASALQQLIIIEEFAKRPGLVRPSLGIAEWILPSLVRAAPDALQQRLIPPTQRGELAWCQLFSEPGAGSDLASLTTRAVKIDGGWRINGHKIWTSAAQRADYGALLARTDPTAAKHRGIGYFIVDMRSPGIEIQPIVMATGAAEFNEVFLADVFVPDEMLLGEPTEGWQLAIATMAEERTAISGYVENDRAVALRAIAAAPGRSRGDALRALGELDAYANAIRALGVRETIRLLDGEGLGASSSIAKVAMNVLLRRTFHATLATVGRLAMVADSEPAVVEPYLLSPAELIGGGTKEIQLNIIAQMILGLPRK comes from the coding sequence GTGAGCGTGACGCTCAGCGTCGAACAACGCCAACTCGGCGAGTCGTTGCGGCAGTTCGCCGCCCGGCACGCGCCGATGACCGATACCCGCAAGGCCTTCGATGCGCTGGCGAACGGAGAATTGCCGCCCTGGTGGGATGACCTGGTCGCTAACGGATTTCACGCGATTCACCTGCCCGAACAGTGCGGCGGACAGGGCGGCGGCCTGCTTGACGTCGCTGCGGTCCTAGAGGCCGCAGGCACCGTATCCCTGCCTGGGCCGCTCTTGCCGACGGTGACCGCGGGAGCGATCGGTTTGCTCGCCGAGGCCACGCCGCCGCGGGCGGACTATCTGCGTGCCCTTGCCGCCGGTGCACCGGCCACCGTCGTGCTCGCCGGCCAGTCGGATTTCACCGCGCGACGAGCTGACGACGGCTGGCTGATCAACGGTGTCTCCGAGGTGATCTCGGGGGCGCGGTCGGCCCGACTCGTGCTGGTCTGTGCGCGCTGTGACGACGGTACCGACCTCTGGGCCGTGGTCGACACCGCCCGGGCGGCGATCCAGCCGGTAGCCGGCACCGACCTGCTCACCGACCTGGCCACGATCACCCTGGCTGATTACTCGGCGAGCACCGGCGCCGTGCTGGCCGGTATCGAGACCGAACGCGCGGAGTACCTCGCCGTCGGGCTGGCCGCAGCGGTGTGCGCCGGCATCGCCGGGTGGTGCGTCGAGGCGGCCACCGCTCATCTGCACACCCGAGAACAGTTCGGGGTGCGCATCGGCACCTTCCAGGCCTTGCAGCACCAGGCGGCAATGCTTCTGGTCAGCTCCGAATTGGCATGCGCCGCAGCCTGGGACGCGCTGCGCGCCGTCACCGACCCCGTGGAGCAGCAGCGCATCGCCGCCGCCACCGCAGCCCTGACGGCGGTCGCACCGTGTCCGGACATGGTGTTCGACACCCTGACCATGTTCGGCGCTATCGGATTCACCTGGGAGCACGATCTGCACCTGTACTGGCGCCGCGCCACCAGCATCGCCGCTTCTATCGGCGCTGCCACCGACTGGGCTCGTCGGCTCGGCGATCTGGCCGTCGCCCAGCAGCGGGACTTCACCGTCGATCTCGGCGGCGCGGAAGCCGAGTTCCGGTCGGGTGTCGCCGCGACGCTCGATGCCGCCGCGACACTGGCCAACGACGGTCCGGGCCGCCAAGGCGACTACCCGCATTTCGAAACGGGCCCGCAGCGCACGATGATCGCCGACGCCGGACTGATCGCCCCGCAGTGGCCGGCACCCTGGGGCCGCGATGCCTCGGCACTGCAGCAGCTGATCATCATCGAGGAGTTTGCCAAACGACCCGGCCTGGTCCGGCCGTCACTGGGGATCGCCGAATGGATCCTGCCGTCACTGGTGCGGGCCGCTCCTGATGCACTGCAGCAGCGGCTGATTCCACCGACCCAGCGCGGCGAACTCGCTTGGTGCCAGCTGTTTTCCGAGCCCGGCGCCGGCTCTGACCTGGCGTCGCTGACCACCCGTGCGGTCAAGATCGACGGCGGATGGCGCATCAACGGTCACAAGATCTGGACATCGGCGGCGCAGCGCGCCGACTACGGCGCCCTGCTGGCCCGTACCGACCCCACGGCGGCCAAGCATCGCGGAATCGGCTACTTCATCGTGGACATGCGCTCGCCGGGGATCGAGATCCAGCCGATTGTGATGGCCACCGGCGCTGCGGAATTCAACGAGGTGTTCCTCGCCGACGTCTTCGTACCCGATGAGATGCTGCTCGGGGAGCCCACCGAAGGCTGGCAGCTGGCGATCGCCACCATGGCCGAGGAGCGCACTGCCATCAGTGGATATGTCGAGAACGACCGGGCTGTCGCGCTGCGGGCCATCGCCGCGGCGCCGGGCCGATCGCGCGGCGATGCGCTGCGCGCGCTGGGCGAACTCGACGCCTATGCCAACGCGATCAGGGCGCTCGGGGTACGCGAGACCATCAGGCTGTTGGATGGCGAGGGCTTGGGGGCGTCGTCGAGCATCGCGAAAGTGGCGATGAACGTGCTGTTGCGTCGCACCTTCCACGCGACATTGGCGACAGTCGGGCGATTGGCGATGGTCGCCGATTCCGAACCGGCCGTCGTCGAGCCGTATCTGTTGTCGCCGGCCGAGTTGATCGGTGGCGGTACCAAGGAAATTCAGCTGAACATCATTGCGCAGATGATTCTCGGCCTGCCCCGCAAATGA
- a CDS encoding helix-turn-helix domain-containing protein, producing the protein MTAAIDEGGTARPVSSPPTERVMRVLELLAADPERHFSLSEISQTLSISHGTCHAILSTLASRQWLVRDRRSGGYSWGPALAALARPVNKQAFRPELQRLFDAVGRQVILGVRQGATVVVTDSVGESIAGLQLGAGFRMPLVAPFGREFIAGVGENVKKEWLSGLGAPPPRLRRRLAAVLDEVGRRGYAIDRMSREYVRVYSALQALAADGEADEITARLATAFADLTEVDYLPDELVGAEHHPIASVSAPVRDIDGTVAMSVGVAPFATLTPAEVADLGVAVRETAARIQSQRTARGEHEESS; encoded by the coding sequence ATGACGGCAGCGATCGACGAAGGTGGCACCGCCCGCCCGGTCTCCTCGCCGCCGACCGAGCGGGTGATGCGGGTCCTTGAGTTGCTGGCCGCCGACCCGGAACGGCATTTTTCCCTCTCGGAGATCTCGCAGACCCTGAGCATCAGTCATGGCACTTGCCACGCCATCCTGTCCACTCTGGCCAGCCGGCAGTGGCTGGTGCGGGATCGGCGCTCCGGTGGATATTCCTGGGGCCCGGCCTTGGCCGCGCTAGCCCGCCCGGTCAATAAACAAGCGTTCCGGCCGGAGCTGCAGCGGCTTTTCGACGCGGTCGGCAGGCAGGTCATCCTCGGCGTTCGCCAGGGTGCGACGGTGGTGGTGACCGACTCGGTGGGAGAGTCGATCGCCGGGCTGCAGTTGGGAGCCGGATTCCGGATGCCGCTGGTGGCCCCGTTCGGGCGCGAGTTCATTGCCGGCGTGGGCGAGAACGTCAAGAAGGAATGGCTGAGTGGGCTGGGCGCACCGCCGCCGCGGTTGCGGCGACGGTTGGCCGCGGTGCTCGACGAGGTCGGCCGGCGCGGTTACGCGATCGATCGGATGAGCCGCGAATACGTCCGGGTGTACTCGGCGCTGCAGGCGCTGGCGGCCGACGGCGAGGCCGATGAGATCACCGCGCGACTGGCCACGGCCTTCGCCGATCTCACCGAGGTCGACTACCTGCCCGACGAACTCGTTGGCGCCGAGCATCATCCGATCGCCAGCGTCTCGGCCCCAGTTCGCGACATCGACGGCACGGTCGCGATGTCGGTGGGAGTCGCCCCCTTCGCAACCCTGACCCCCGCGGAGGTCGCCGATCTCGGTGTCGCCGTGCGAGAGACCGCCGCGCGTATCCAATCGCAGAGGACTGCACGTGGAGAACATGAGGAGAGCTCGTGA
- a CDS encoding TetR/AcrR family transcriptional regulator: MARDTRQAMVLTAVELLRERGADGITLDTLLSRSGAPRGSIYHHFPGGRAQILDEAVQLGGDAIDSLITGSAAGGPIAVLDRLTGFWRKMLTETGYTAGCPVVSAAVSSAPESPLLQHAERIFVAWKTRLIDCFVASGLDADAAGRVATMCIAAMQGAIIMCRTEASLQPLEDVAGELRVLVSARILFCDTANPASHPGSN; encoded by the coding sequence ATGGCGCGCGACACCCGGCAGGCGATGGTGCTGACCGCCGTGGAACTGCTGCGCGAGCGCGGCGCAGACGGGATCACCCTGGACACCCTACTAAGCCGCAGCGGGGCGCCCCGCGGCTCGATCTATCACCACTTTCCGGGCGGGCGTGCCCAGATCCTCGACGAAGCCGTTCAACTGGGCGGCGACGCGATCGACTCGCTCATCACCGGATCCGCAGCCGGAGGCCCGATCGCGGTGCTCGATCGACTGACCGGCTTCTGGCGAAAGATGCTGACCGAGACCGGCTATACCGCCGGGTGCCCGGTGGTGTCGGCCGCAGTGAGTTCCGCGCCGGAGTCACCGCTGCTCCAACACGCCGAACGGATCTTTGTGGCCTGGAAGACACGGCTGATCGACTGCTTCGTGGCAAGCGGGCTGGACGCCGACGCGGCGGGCCGGGTGGCGACCATGTGCATCGCCGCGATGCAGGGCGCGATCATCATGTGCCGCACCGAGGCGAGCCTGCAGCCGCTGGAGGATGTCGCCGGCGAACTGCGGGTGCTGGTATCCGCCCGAATCCTGTTCTGCGATACCGCCAACCCGGCCAGTCACCCGGGCAGCAATTGA
- a CDS encoding SRPBCC family protein: MEWTGAVYADAPTVEVSTWIDAPPQRVWEVASDIHAVAESSQELQRVEWADGDGPRLGARFTGYNRHPALGEWSTTSEVVEFEPLTVFGWAVSDPDNPTSSWRLSLAPEGTGTRLTEWMQLGPAPSGLSLAIAAMPDKEQKIVFVRLREFEAGMTATLDHLKQRAEH; this comes from the coding sequence ATGGAGTGGACCGGAGCCGTATACGCCGACGCACCGACGGTGGAGGTGTCCACCTGGATCGATGCCCCGCCCCAACGTGTCTGGGAAGTGGCCAGCGACATCCACGCCGTTGCCGAGAGCAGTCAGGAACTCCAGCGCGTCGAATGGGCCGACGGTGACGGGCCCCGGCTGGGCGCTCGGTTCACCGGATACAACCGGCACCCCGCCCTCGGGGAATGGTCCACGACCTCCGAAGTGGTCGAGTTCGAACCGCTGACCGTATTCGGTTGGGCCGTCAGCGATCCCGACAATCCCACTTCGTCGTGGCGTTTGAGCCTGGCCCCGGAGGGCACCGGCACCCGCTTGACCGAATGGATGCAGCTGGGCCCCGCGCCGTCCGGGCTTTCGCTGGCCATCGCCGCGATGCCGGACAAGGAACAGAAGATCGTGTTCGTACGGCTGCGCGAGTTCGAGGCAGGTATGACGGCCACCCTTGATCACCTCAAACAGCGGGCCGAGCACTGA